The genomic region GACACAAACCTTAAAACACTTTCCATCATCATCTGGTGAGCTTTAGCATCATGTTTAAGTTACAAATCTCTGTTACCTTTTCCAGGACAAATCCAATCAGTCTAGGTCCCGCCTCAGTAGCTTTGTGTACAAACACAAAAATTAGTAGAAATCATAATTGTTGCCCTTTATATGGACTACTCTCTCTGACCCCAAATAGATGATGTATAAACTTGGCTAGAAAGGTAATGCCTtctaagtttgaccaaatatatacgcCCTCTGTCAgtctgtcccacaatataagaccGTTTTGCAAGCTAGCCATAACTTGAAAAACGGTCTTATATTATTTTTATTATcattatttttttagaaaaatctgtcttatattatgggagggAGGTGAAGAAAAATATCAACAACTACAATATTGAATAAACATATTATGAAATATATCAAATGTGGGATATATTGATATTGATTTGGTGTTTATGTTCATATTTTTGTATATATGCTTGGTAGAATTTAGAAAACATTGATATTTTGACTTAATTTATACGTCATCTATTTGAGGACGGAGGGAGTGCAATTTTGAGCTGAGTGATGCGGGGTTTTACACGATAAGATTCGATATTTTGTTTTCCAGCTTTGCTAAGACTTCGTTATGTCTCAATCGATACAATATTCCTTTGATCTTGCATGGAGATTCATACaaactttttcttttttcttcttatatactccctccgttcctaaatgtaagtctttgtagagattgtactataaaccgcatacggatgtatatagatgcattttaaatttagattcattcattttgtttcgtatgtagtccacctagtgcaatctctacaaagacttatatttaggaacggagggagtactatatatcaCTTggctgagacctagccacaccctttGTTTTCTCTTTCAAAGATGCATGCAAATTTCAAGAACAGGGTAGGGTTGCTGATTGTCTGGCTAATCACGAGATGGGCCAGATCCATCGGCTAGGTCTCAGTCAAGCCACATAGTATTTAAGAagtaaaaaaaactgaaaaaaattgtACGAATGTTCATGTAAGATCAAAGGAATATACCATCGACTAAGGCATAACGAatcttagtcgactgagacttagcaaaacCGTAAACTAAAACTCACTATTCAATCCAAAACAACAAATCAAGCAAAACCTCTGTATATTATGATTGCACAAATAAATAAATCGCACACTGTATTAGCGTGATACTCCGTATTTCACAAAGCACCCCGGACAGCACACATAATCCCTGACGAACACAAGAGACGCATATGCGCTGTACACCATCAGCAGCGACAACAAGCTAGCTTTTGTATAGTACTGGATTGCACCACTAGTCGTCAATAATAGACTGCGCTGGCATCAGCTGCAGCTAATTCTTCGTGCCGCCGTCCTGGGCGGCGCCGACGACCCCTTCGTTGCCGGCGAGGATGAGGTACTTGTCCCTCCTTGTCAGCCCGGTGCGCTCGTACCCGAGCGCCTCCGCAACCCGGCGCTGCACCTCGTTCGCCACCGCGCGCGCCTCCTGGCCGCCGCACTCGACGGGGTCGAGGAACTGCACGAGGTAGGACGGCACGGGGTTCATCAGCAGGTACAGAGGGTCCAGCATCTTCCTGCCCCGCGCCGTCGTGCCGTGGAACATGTCCACCGCCAGGTGCAGCGCCACGGGCACCACGTCCACGCCGCCGGCGGCAAGCTCCGCGAACAGCGGGCTGAACCGCAGCAGGAACGGCTCCCTGCACGTCGTCCCCTCCGGGCACACCACCAGCCCGCGGCGGGCGAGCTGTGCCTGCATGGCCGCGCGGTCGGCGGCGCGGTCGCGGGTGAGGCGGAACGTGGGGATCGGCGCGAGCATCTCCGACAGGCGGCTGATGCTGTAGGTGGCTGCGGAGAGGTCGCGCCGGCCGGCGGCCGCGGACACGCACAGCGGGTCCAGCAGCGACCGGTGGTTGCACGCGAAGAGGTTGCTCTTGCTCTTGTCCCCGGCAGAGGGCGACGAGGACGCGATCATGCGGTTGTGCATGCCGAGGCTGGCGAGGAGCGGCACCGAGAGGGAGAAAGGGAGCAGGAGGAAGACGGCGGTGCGGAGCACGGCGAGCGGCGCACCGAGCGGGAGCCACATGAACATGGCGAGCGTGGCGGCGGGCGTCGGCCGGAAAGCGGTGCGGCCGTCGTGGAAAACCAGGGGCTTCGGGTACCGCCGCGGGTGcagcgcctcgcgccgccgccgcgtcgACTCCGTTGGCACGTACACCtcctgcatgcatgcacgcacgcaggGCAACGCAATAAATTGTTAGCGACAGCTCACCAACAAAAGTCAAAGAACGATTATGCTACGCTACATGTATACGTACTACACGATAGTCGATAGGGAATATTGAAGATATGCTCGAATTAACGGCCAGGATGTTAACTTAAAAGTAGTTGCAAACTAGTACTTCTACTAGCTGTCTTTTTCAGAATGGCGTTGAAGCAGTAGCTCTAGCTTTCGAGTACTGCTGGGGATAGCAACATCGATGATGATTAATTTATCGATGAAGGAAATATACATGCATGCAAGAGTGAATAGGAGCATCTGAATTTTTAGGTTTATGTATGTGTTCTGTTGGTGCATGCATTTTCTCAACAAATTCATAGGTGTGCGTGGTGTTAAAACTTGCAAACATtctggaaaagtatgatcaaaatTAAACTAGCACACGAAGATAATAATGGTAAAATCTAATAATTTACACTGTCCCTAGCTAGAAAAGTGGAATATCTTCTTCTTTTGCACTGTATGTATGTTTGATCATATCTTCGCGTAAATTACTAAAATAAGATGCACATCATGAATTGAATGAAAAGGGCTAGGTGTTGGTGTAAATAGAAGTCTAGAACCATCTCCCTCATTTTCGGGAAGGTGTTGGACTGGACAGTATCTCTACCTATTGAGCACTGCTCAAGATAGTAACATAGGACTACTTTTCTCTTGAAAGCTGACGTGTTGGACAACTTATTTTGGCACGATCATGCACGGCTCTTTCCATATATATATCCAAGCCTAGCTAACTAGGAGTAAAAAAATGTAGTAGGATACTGTGCAAACACAGTAGGTGCATGCACGCATGGTGGCTTGCAATCACTGATCGAGGCGTGCATGTGCATGTGCATTCAGTCGAACGAGTTGAGTTGACGTATGATCCATGCAATGCAGTTCACGGCCGACACCGGACACGTACGCACCGCGCCAGCCAGCTCAACCACTCGAATTGGCTAGGAGGATGCACATCTCAATCAGGAAAAATCTAGTATATATGTGCCGGCGTCCATGCAGGAGCTATATATACATACAGATTTGACAAATTGAACCTGGCAGAGAAACATATTGCTTGCTAATAATAGTACGTAACATCAAGAGTAACATGCAGCGGTGTGAAGGGGTTGCATATTCTTAAGCTACATGCTTTGTTTTAAAAAGGAATCTCAGTCACTTCTCTAAGCAATAGAACCATATAACGCCCAACCATCTCCATTTATTCCCACCACACcaggtactccctctgttttttttAGTCCGCATAAAAGATCTGTCTTAAGTCAAACGTAGTAAAGCTTGACTAAAATTATAGGAAAAAGATATCAACGTTCATAATATAAAATCGATATCACTAGATGCATCAAACTTTCATATTGTATATTtctagtattgtagatgttgataatttcgtatatatatttggtcaaacttatATGCGAAGTAAAAACAAACAAAGGGAGTACTATACAAATTATAGTGGAAAACCGCAAGAACATTTTGCTAGAATTGCACACTTTCGAGACTCCATTTTTAGCAAGGCTTAGtgatgtagtagtagtactactagaatTTTGGGTGACTAAGACATAAAAATTCCAGGCAATCAAAAATTAGCAAAATTAATAATATGCCTAAACTAACCCAGGCTATCTTGTCTAAGTAGATACGTTTGTTCTCACCAAAAAAAGTAGAATACGCTTGCATGCGAATTTCAGTAACAGTTTCTTTCTTTTTGGTATCTTTTTTCCATCAATATCTTGAACAAACACGCTCATCccttaattttttttctttaaacTTATCTCGCTTATTTTCAAGAACATTAATAGCATGCATATCAGCGCCCTCTCGCTTATTTTCAAGAACATTAATACAGCATGCATGGAGTACTAAAAAAAACCATTGGTGGCTAACCTTGCAGTACTTTTGGAAGATGTGCTGAAACGAGCACCCCTGTCCACCAATGCCGACGACGGCGCCGCCCTTGGCCCCAATGACCTCCTCCACGTCCATCCTCCTCGCCACCTCGCCTTCATCCTCCACGAGACCCAGGTAGTACCCTCCGAGCTCCCTCAGCTCCGGCGCGACgacggcgtcgagggcgaggtacTCCTTCAAGAACGGCTCCACCATCGCCCTCGGCATGCTGCTCACGCAGACGCAGCGCCTTCGCCGCCGCGCGCCCCCTGACGTCACTGGAGCAGACGTGGCCGCGTGGAACACCTCGGCGCTCACGTCCTGCAGGAACAGCTTGGGCATGACGGCCATGCCCAGCCGGCCAAACGCGTCCTTCCGGAGCCCCGCGAAGGTCACCATCACCATGGCCTTCATGGCGAGCTCGTCCgtgaggaggcggaggagagggTAGAGCAGGAGCAGGAGGAGGCCGCGGAGAAGCCCGCCGGCCTCGAGGGCCACGAGCATGAAGTAGGGGAAGGTGGAGGAGGACATCAGCAGGCCGCCTTCCACCTCGCACACGATGGTGCCGCCGCCAGCACGGCCACCATTATCGTTGTCATCGTCCGTCGTCCCTGGCGCCGGGAGCGCGTCCAGCGGCGCCGTCGACGACTCGTGCTTGTGTGAGGGTGGCAGCCTCTCGGTGGCCGACGCCGGCGCGGGTGGCGCACGGGTGATGAGAGACTTGAGCCGCCGGATGAGGATCTTGTTGTACAAGAGGAGGGACTTGGTGAATGCTTTGGacatggcggcggccggcggcgagtgcTACCACAAATGTTGAGGCAGGTGTAGCGAAAGGCAGAAGACGCTCCATGTGTTTATATAGATAGGAGAAAGGTACGTATACGTGTGCTGGCGTGTAGCTAGTGCACTAGCGGGGTTAATAAATACGCGTTGGTGTTTAATCTTGTCACCAGAggctcattcggtttggaggaagCAAAAACATCGAAATTAGAAGTACCTAATGTCCATATAGACATATGATAGGGTGACACTTGTTATCCTAAGAAACTTATGCAAAATATGAGTTTGGGGTGGATCGTGTAGTTTTCTTAAAAACATAAGAAATGAATAGAAATCCTAAGAAATTCATGTACTCATTTCCTACAAACCAAATGCATCTATAGAAAACTTTCCTCTCGAATCTTCATTCCTATGTTTATCCTATGAAAAGCCTTCAAATGAGGCCAAGGAGTACAAGTTTGTTGTTGTGTCATGTATCATTGGATTTTAATCTTCGATTGCTTTTGTACACGCTGTTGACTTTCTTAAAGCCTGGTAATAAAATGGGGCCGACTATTTCTTGGTCATCCATTTCTTATTTTCTTACACCAGTCACTTTTTCCTCCACTGTCTAATCTCCACCCAACAGACCGCAACCTCCTTCATCTAGCCTCCTCCTCCCACCCACCCGCCGACAGCTGGCAATGATGCTTCGCCGCCAAGCCTCCTTTCCAGGTCAACCTTCTACCCCCCCCCCCTATCAAACAACATCAGCGACCCCCTCCCCCCGCCTGTTCTCCATCGATGATGCCTCGTCTGACTGCTAGGTCCTGCTCCCGTCACCCCTTCCCCCGTCTTCGTCGCATCCCCTTCTTCTCACTCTCACAGATTTCCTAATCAGATGTCCGACAAAAGGCAAACGCGTAATAAAATTACCATCTGTAAAATtctactccctttgtcccataatTTGACTAAcatagtgtcaaaaatgctcttatattattgAATAGAAGGAGTCGCTAGCTAGCGTGCTAGTCAGGTTGGATGCACGCAAGAAGGGCATTTTTCTTtagcaagtacaataaggtgatgtaGGCAGGCTGTAAGGCTATAATATTTTTTTACTTAGTTGGATGAGATAGAAAAGGTGAGAGAAGAGAAGCAGGCTACAAACTTACAGTCGGCTATAGCACGAGCTCTAACACCTTTTGTGAGAGAAACATATGGGCCATATATTAATAATGTAGTATCTTAGTACGACTAATTGTTGTATGAGTGGGCAATAAGATTGGCTATAGCTAGGTGACGTGGCAAATTCATATAGTCGTCTGTTGGCTATGCTATAACCATgctgttagggcatctccaatgccgaaCCGTAAACCTCCCGCAACCATTCGGATCGGGCTGTCCAGACCGCGAAAGCCATCCAACGCGGCCCTGTATCGGTCCGGACGTGATTTATCCCGCAAATCGGAGACAAAAAGCGGGGGATGTTTGCGGAAGTCCGAGTCGACCCCAAGCCCGTTTTGACCGTCCTGACCCACCAAAAACCCCTCACCTCTCCCGCGCGTTTTCAATCAGCGCTGCTTCAAAGCATCAACGCCCACATTCATGCCCATCCAGAGCAGACGCGAtcgctcactggcgccggcattgaagcggcgcgccggccgagagagtgaGCGCCGTCCGCGCTGCTTTCCGGTGCAGGCGAGTATCACACGTTCAAACGACACGACGACTGCCCATCCGTCCGTCTACTTCCTGCATTAATGGAAGGTTGTTGCCGAGGCGTCTCCTCTGGCGCCACCCGTCCATCCGTCTGCTGCCCACCAGTGCTATATAAACCGCTGCCCTGACCATAGCCACACTCATCCCTCTCCACACCACTCCTC from Triticum aestivum cultivar Chinese Spring chromosome 4A, IWGSC CS RefSeq v2.1, whole genome shotgun sequence harbors:
- the LOC123087794 gene encoding probable glycerol-3-phosphate acyltransferase 3 — translated: MSKAFTKSLLLYNKILIRRLKSLITRAPPAPASATERLPPSHKHESSTAPLDALPAPGTTDDDNDNGGRAGGGTIVCEVEGGLLMSSSTFPYFMLVALEAGGLLRGLLLLLLYPLLRLLTDELAMKAMVMVTFAGLRKDAFGRLGMAVMPKLFLQDVSAEVFHAATSAPVTSGGARRRRRCVCVSSMPRAMVEPFLKEYLALDAVVAPELRELGGYYLGLVEDEGEVARRMDVEEVIGAKGGAVVGIGGQGCSFQHIFQKYCKEVYVPTESTRRRREALHPRRYPKPLVFHDGRTAFRPTPAATLAMFMWLPLGAPLAVLRTAVFLLLPFSLSVPLLASLGMHNRMIASSSPSAGDKSKSNLFACNHRSLLDPLCVSAAAGRRDLSAATYSISRLSEMLAPIPTFRLTRDRAADRAAMQAQLARRGLVVCPEGTTCREPFLLRFSPLFAELAAGGVDVVPVALHLAVDMFHGTTARGRKMLDPLYLLMNPVPSYLVQFLDPVECGGQEARAVANEVQRRVAEALGYERTGLTRRDKYLILAGNEGVVGAAQDGGTKN